The following are encoded together in the Panicum virgatum strain AP13 chromosome 6K, P.virgatum_v5, whole genome shotgun sequence genome:
- the LOC120712971 gene encoding nuclear transport factor 2-like, protein MAMDPDAVAKAFVEHYYRTFDTNRAALVSLYQDTSMLTFEGQKLQGPAAIAGKLGSLPFQHCEHQIVTVDCQPSGPQGGMLVFVSGSIRTAPDEHPMKFSQAFHLMPAGNSFYVQNDMFRLNYG, encoded by the exons ATGGCCATGGACCCGGACGCGGTGGCCAAGGCCTTCGTGGAGCACTACTACCGGACGTTCGACACCAACCGCGCCGCGCTGGTGTCGCTGTACCAGGACACCTCCATGCTCACCTTCGAGGGCCAGAAGCTCCAGGgccccgccgccatcgccggcaaGCTCGGCTCGCTCCCCTTCCAGCACTGCGAGCACCAGATCGTCACCGTCGACTGCCAGCCGTCGGGGCCCCAGGGAGGCATGCTCGTCTTCGTCTCCGGCTCCATCCGCACCGCCCCCGACGAGCACCCCATGAAGTTCTCCCAG GCGTTCCATTTGATGCCGGCTGGAAATTCCTTCTACGTGCAGAATGACATGTTCCGCCTGAACTATGGTTAA
- the LOC120713551 gene encoding uncharacterized protein LOC120713551, translated as MKSMQLGCSRKSKEERMSLGEGVEEEEVVMRLVEEEAVGKNLKPGTKSVEEYYKEMEQAMIRARVHEDEVEFQTYNNVVELVHIAQKAERQLHDDSKPTKHSAFSSRASSSAPKTAKFYLGRGMFASGSSSKANDRSSAAEKSDTSTHVEKSARPTSSKTNASASSTSRSSVIQCFKCLGRGHIIKDCPNNRVMIITEDGGYDSASEGEWELFAENDEIDATQEVEDADYKTYPFEAGHTIVVTKALSVQLKDEKQAQRFNLFHTQAKANGKLINDCGEVKVQHMVRVTFSIHDYTDTVDCDVVPMTDFIDVFPEEVPAGLPPLRGIEHQIDLIPGASLPNRPPYRTNLEETKEIQRQVQELLDKGYVRESLSPCVVPVILVPKKDGTWRMCVDCRAINNITIRYHHPIPRLDDMLDELSGAVIFSKIDLRSGYHQIRMKEGDEWKTAFKTKFDLYEWLVMPFGLTNAPSTFMRLMNHVLRIFIGKFVVVYFDDILIYSRTMEEHEEHIKMVLEVLRTEKLYANREKCTFCTDKVVFLGFVVSGQGVEVDESKVEAIKNWPTPVNVSQVRSFHGLAGFYRRFVKNFSTIAAPLNELTKKGVEFVWGITYGWIDGPLWERQDLLATE; from the exons ATGAAGAGTATGCAGCTTGGTTGCAGCAGGAAGAGCAAGGAAGAAAGAATGTCCTTGGGCGAGGgtgtggaggaggaagaggtggtGATGCGTTTGGTCGAGGAAGAGGCCGTGGGCAAG AATTTGAAGCCAGGAACTAAATCTGTGGAAGAATACTACAAGGAAATGGAGCAAGCCATGATTAGAGCTCGTGTGCATGAGGATGAAGTGGAATTTCAGACCTACAACAATGTAGTGGAGCTAGTGCACATTGCACAAAAGGCTGAGCGGCAATTGCATGATGATTCTAAACCAACCAAGCATTCGGCTTTCAGCTCAAGAGCATCATCAAGTGCTCCAAAAACAGCAAAGTTCTATTTGGGACGAGGTATGTTTGCATCCGGTTCCAGCTCCAAAGCTAATGATCGTTCCAGTGCTGCTGAAAAATCTGATACTTCAACACATGTGGAGAAATCTGCAAGGCCAACATCATCCAAGACTAATGCTTCAGCAAGTTCCACCTCTAGAAGTAGTGTAATTCAGTGTTTCAAGTGCTTGGGAAGGGGCCATATCATCAAGGATTGTCCTAACAATCGAGTCATGATTATTACTGAGGATGGAGGATATGATTCAGCTAGTGAAGGAGAGTGGGAACTTTTTGCTGAAAATGATGagattgatgccacacaagaaGTTGAAGATGCTGACTACAAGACTTATCCTTTTGAGGCAGGTCACACCATTGTAGTGACCAAGGCATTGAGTGTTCAGCTCAAAGATGAGAAGCAAGCACAGAGATTCAACTTGTTTCACACCCAAGCAAAGGCAAATGGCAAATTGATCAA TGATTGTGGAGAAGTCAAGGTGCAGCATATGGTGAGAGTAACATTCAGCATACATGATTACACCGACACTGTTGATTGTGATGTTGTGCCCATGACG GATTTTATTGATGTTTTTCCGGAGGAAGTACCAGCTGGCCTACCTCCACTTCGTGGGATTGAGCATCAAATAGATCTTATTCCAGGAGCTTCACTTCCAAACCGTCCACCGTACCGCACCAATCtggaagaaacaaaagaaattcAGCGACAAGTAcaagaactactcgacaaaggGTATGTGCGTGAAAGCCTCAGTCCTTGTGTTGTCCCTGTTAttcttgttccaaagaaagatggtacttggagaatgtgtgttgattgtaGAGCTATTAACAACATCACTATCCGATATCATCATCCCATCCCTAGGCTTGATGACATGCTTGATGAACTTAGTGGTGCTGTTATTTTCTCTAAAATTGATCTACGGAGCGGATACCATCAGATTAGAATGAAGGAaggagatgaatggaaaacagccTTTAAAACAAAATTTGATTTGTATGAGTGGTTAGTAATGCCTTTTGGTTTAACTAATGCACCCAGCACATTCATGCGCTTGATGAACCATGTTTTGAGAATTTTCATAGGAAAATttgtggtggtttattttgatgACATTTTGATATACAGCCGCACCATGGAAGAACATGAGGAACATATAAAAATGGTTTTGGAGGTGCTTAGAACTGAGAAATTGTATGCTAACCGAGAaaagtgcaccttttgcactGACAAGGTTGTGTTCTTGGGCTTTGTTGTTTCAGGGCAGGGAGTTGAGGTGGATGAATCCAAGGTTGAAGCTATCAAGAATTGGCCTACTCCTGTCAATGTGAGCCAAGTGAGAAGCTTTCATGGTCTTGCCGGCTTCTACCGACGCTTTGTGAAGAATTTCAGCACCATTGCAGCCCCATTGAATGAGCTAACCAAGAAGGGTGTTGAATTTGTGTGGG GAATCACATATGGGTGGATTGATGGGCCACTTTGGGAGAGACAAGACTTACTTGCTACTGAGTGA
- the LOC120712970 gene encoding MADS-box transcription factor 51-like isoform X1, producing the protein MEQAEGAATARRAELQLLQQLEKEESKGKRKRGRVELRRIEDRTSRQVRFSKRRSGLFNKAYELSVLCDARVGLIVFSPAGRLYQFASSGSSIEEIFGRYWDLANTINGLNIEARDSTVDCNTQVVQKEQQSSVSSLPDQLNIIAQWGMEANAEEMSMTEIRNLEETVTYALAAIRNKLRMKVVGLPQT; encoded by the exons ATGGAGCAGGCAGAGGGGGCTGCGACCGCGAGGAGGGCGGAGCtccagctgctgcagcagctagAGAAGGAGGAGAGCAAGGGGAAGAGGAAGCGCGGCCGGGTGGAGCTGCGGCGGATCGAGGACCGGACCAGCCGGCAGGTGCGCTTCTCCAAGCGGCGGAGCGGGCTGTTCAACAAGGCCTACGAGCTCTCCGTGCTCTGCGACGCCCGGGTCGGGCTCATCGTCTtctcccccgccggccgcctctaCCAGTTCGCCTCCTCTGGCTCCAG CATTGAAGAAATTTTTGGTCGATACTGGGACCTCGCCAACACAATAAATGGTCTCAATATTGAAGCACGAGATTCAACGGTTGACTGCAACACACAG GTTGTTCAGAAGGAGCAGCAGTCATCTGTCAGCTCTTTACCTGATCAGCTGAATATCATTGCTCAATG GGGCATGGAAGCAAATGCGGAGGAGATGAGCATGACTGAGATAAGAAACTTGGAGGAAACAGTAACCTACGCTCTGGCCGCTATTAGG AATAAGCTGAGGATGAAGGTGGTTGGGTTGCCCCAAACCTAA
- the LOC120713552 gene encoding uncharacterized protein LOC120713552 produces MIKKNLKVWEDCLPHVEFAYNRAIHSTTQMCPFEVVYGLKLITPLDLLPLPLQECTNMEASKRVEYVKSIHMKTKQDIEKKSKHYAAKANKNRDDYAVSNTFNVADLSPFFGEESESRSTLFDEGEDDEDIPSDEQDNPHDGQDDDVYKGSLTRARAQLLQDEVPRGGHGKSVPVMAPDFATEVQGKNCTNSKGFTMSILYRWKHLEV; encoded by the exons ATGATCAAGAAGAATCTGAAGGTGTGGGAAGATTGCTTGCCACATGTTGAGTTTGCATACAATCGAGCCATCCACTCTACCACACAAATGTGCCCATTTGAGGTGGTGTACGGTTTGAAACTGATCACACCACTTGATTTGCTGCCACTTCCACTCCAAGAGTGCACAAATATGGAGGCTTCTAAGAGAGTTGAGTATGTGAAGAGCATCCACATGAAGACCAAACAAGATATTGAGAAGAAATCCAAGCACTATGCTGCCAAGGCAAACAAGAACC GAGATGATTATGCAGTGAGCAACACATTCAACGTTGCTGATTTATCTCCATTCTTTGGAGAAGAATCAGAGTCGAGGTCGACTCTTTTTGacgaaggggaggatgatgaggacatcccaaGTGATGAACAAGATAACCCACATGATGGACAAGATGACGATGTCTACAAGGGATCGTTGACTCGAGCAAGAGCACAACTACTACAAGATGAG GTTCCAAGAGGAGGCCATGGGAAATCTGTCCCTGTGATGGCACCAGATTTTGCAACAGAAGTTCAAGGCAAGAACTGTACCAATTCCAAAGGTTTCACCATGAGTATCCTATACCGTTGGAAGCATCTTGAAGTCTAA
- the LOC120712970 gene encoding MADS-box transcription factor 51-like isoform X2 has product MEQAEGAATARRAELQLLQQLEKEESKGKRKRGRVELRRIEDRTSRQVRFSKRRSGLFNKAYELSVLCDARVGLIVFSPAGRLYQFASSGSSIEEIFGRYWDLANTINGLNIEARDSTVDCNTQKEQQSSVSSLPDQLNIIAQWGMEANAEEMSMTEIRNLEETVTYALAAIRNKLRMKVVGLPQT; this is encoded by the exons ATGGAGCAGGCAGAGGGGGCTGCGACCGCGAGGAGGGCGGAGCtccagctgctgcagcagctagAGAAGGAGGAGAGCAAGGGGAAGAGGAAGCGCGGCCGGGTGGAGCTGCGGCGGATCGAGGACCGGACCAGCCGGCAGGTGCGCTTCTCCAAGCGGCGGAGCGGGCTGTTCAACAAGGCCTACGAGCTCTCCGTGCTCTGCGACGCCCGGGTCGGGCTCATCGTCTtctcccccgccggccgcctctaCCAGTTCGCCTCCTCTGGCTCCAG CATTGAAGAAATTTTTGGTCGATACTGGGACCTCGCCAACACAATAAATGGTCTCAATATTGAAGCACGAGATTCAACGGTTGACTGCAACACACAG AAGGAGCAGCAGTCATCTGTCAGCTCTTTACCTGATCAGCTGAATATCATTGCTCAATG GGGCATGGAAGCAAATGCGGAGGAGATGAGCATGACTGAGATAAGAAACTTGGAGGAAACAGTAACCTACGCTCTGGCCGCTATTAGG AATAAGCTGAGGATGAAGGTGGTTGGGTTGCCCCAAACCTAA